In Candidatus Neomarinimicrobiota bacterium, one DNA window encodes the following:
- a CDS encoding sulfite oxidase produces MSLFVIKHEHSPETCPAMDPQMAPMLLSEISEENAGKYGIKIHGEAVVNGEHTFYLIVDAPDEKSVNNFMSLFAQAGSVDIYPSSSCERVVERGTC; encoded by the coding sequence ATGTCATTATTTGTAATAAAGCATGAACACAGCCCGGAAACTTGCCCGGCAATGGATCCTCAGATGGCGCCAATGTTACTCTCTGAGATATCTGAAGAGAATGCAGGCAAATACGGGATAAAAATACATGGAGAAGCGGTTGTTAACGGAGAACATACGTTCTATCTAATTGTTGACGCGCCGGATGAAAAGAGTGTAAATAATTTTATGTCTCTTTTCGCTCAGGCTGGAAGTGTTGATATCTATCCCTCCAGTTCCTGTGAAAGAGTCGTCGAAAGAGGAACCTGCTAA